From Pseudomonas fluorescens, one genomic window encodes:
- the pgi gene encoding glucose-6-phosphate isomerase has translation MAYYRTPQDVTALPAWQALNDHRQAMQDFSMREAFNADPQRFNQFTLSSCGLFLDYSKNLISAETRNLLVGLANEVGLKDAIKALFSGEIVNASEGRPALHTALRRPVGDKLQVNGVNVMPDVHKVLNQITDLVGRIHDGLWRGYTEKPITDVVNIGIGGSFLGPELVSEALLSYAQKGVRCHYLANIDGSEFHELTMKLRAETTLFIVSSKSFNTLETLKNAQAARAWYLAQGGSEAELYRHFIAVSSNNAAAVAFGIREENIFPMWDWVGGRYSLWSAIGLPIALAIGMSNFKELLSGAYTMDQHFQSAPFEQNMPVLLALLGVWYGNFWGAQSHAILPYDHYLRNITKHLQQLDMESNGKSVRQDGTPVSTDTGPVIWGGVGCNGQHAYHQLLHQGTQLIPADFIVPIVSFNPVSDHHQWLYANCLSQSQALMLGKTLSEAETELRDKGMSEEQVQKLAAHKVIPGNRPSNTLVVERISPRRLGALVALYEHKVFVQSVVWGINAFDQWGVELGKELGKGVYNRLVGSEEAPADDASTQGLINYFRGRHRG, from the coding sequence ATGGCGTACTACCGCACCCCTCAAGACGTTACCGCTCTGCCAGCCTGGCAGGCGCTGAATGATCACCGCCAAGCCATGCAGGATTTCAGCATGCGCGAAGCGTTCAATGCCGACCCGCAGCGTTTCAACCAATTCACCCTAAGCAGCTGTGGTCTGTTCCTGGACTATTCGAAAAACCTGATCAGCGCTGAAACTCGCAACCTGCTGGTGGGCCTGGCGAATGAAGTCGGGCTGAAGGATGCAATCAAGGCGCTGTTCAGCGGCGAAATCGTCAACGCCTCCGAAGGCCGCCCGGCCCTGCATACCGCCCTGCGCCGCCCGGTGGGCGACAAGCTGCAGGTTAATGGCGTCAACGTGATGCCGGACGTGCACAAAGTGTTGAACCAGATCACTGACCTGGTCGGCCGCATCCATGACGGCCTGTGGCGTGGCTACACCGAAAAACCTATTACCGATGTGGTGAACATCGGCATCGGCGGTTCGTTCCTCGGCCCTGAACTGGTTTCCGAAGCGCTGCTGTCCTACGCCCAGAAGGGCGTGCGCTGCCATTACCTGGCGAACATCGATGGCAGTGAGTTCCACGAGCTGACCATGAAACTGCGCGCCGAGACCACACTGTTCATCGTCTCGTCGAAATCCTTCAACACCCTGGAAACCCTGAAGAATGCCCAGGCCGCTCGCGCCTGGTACCTGGCCCAGGGTGGCTCGGAAGCGGAGCTGTATCGCCACTTCATTGCGGTGTCGAGCAACAATGCCGCGGCAGTTGCCTTCGGTATCCGCGAAGAGAACATTTTCCCGATGTGGGACTGGGTCGGCGGCCGCTACTCACTGTGGTCAGCCATCGGCCTGCCAATTGCCCTGGCCATCGGCATGTCCAACTTCAAGGAACTGCTGTCGGGTGCCTACACCATGGACCAGCACTTCCAGAGCGCCCCTTTCGAGCAGAACATGCCGGTGCTGCTGGCCCTTCTCGGCGTGTGGTACGGCAACTTCTGGGGCGCGCAAAGTCACGCGATCCTGCCGTACGACCATTACCTGCGTAACATCACCAAGCACTTGCAACAACTGGACATGGAATCCAACGGCAAGAGCGTGCGCCAGGACGGTACCCCAGTGTCCACCGACACCGGTCCGGTGATCTGGGGTGGCGTGGGTTGCAACGGCCAGCATGCGTATCACCAACTGCTGCACCAGGGCACCCAACTGATCCCGGCCGATTTTATCGTGCCGATCGTCAGCTTCAATCCGGTTTCCGACCACCACCAGTGGCTGTACGCCAACTGCCTGTCACAAAGCCAGGCGCTGATGCTGGGCAAAACCCTCAGCGAAGCAGAGACCGAACTGCGCGACAAGGGCATGTCGGAAGAGCAGGTGCAGAAGCTGGCGGCGCACAAAGTGATTCCGGGCAACCGTCCGAGCAACACCCTGGTCGTCGAACGCATCAGCCCGCGTCGCCTCGGCGCACTGGTTGCGCTGTACGAACACAAAGTCTTCGTGCAGAGCGTGGTCTGGGGCATCAACGCCTTCGACCAGTGGGGCGTGGAGTTGGGCAAGGAACTGGGCAAAGGCGTCTACAATCGCCTTGTCGGCAGCGAAGAAGCACCGGCCGACGACGCATCCACCCAGGGCCTGATCAACTACTTCCGCGGGCGTCACCGCGGTTGA
- the acs gene encoding acetate--CoA ligase, which yields MFDISTFPKADAVRRAAQLSQDDYRRLYRESIEHPSQFWAEQANRFIDFSTPWQTVQRYNLKTGEASWFSGAKLNVSYNCIDRHLPQRATQTAIIWEGDDPADSLPITYQQLHDHVCRLANVLKSRGVKKGDRVCIYMPMIAEAAYAMLACSRIGAVHSVVFGGFSPDSLRDRILDADCRTVITADEGVRGGKKIPLKHNVDQALLSCPAVSTVLVVQRTQAEINRVEGRDLCYHQATAAASAQCPPEPMDAEDPLFILYTSGSTGKPKGVLHTTAGYLLQAAMTFKYVLDYRDGEVFWCTADVGWVTGHSYIVYGPLANGATTLIFEGVPNYPSSSRFWQVIDKHQVNIFYTAPTALRALMREGAAPLQNSSRSSLRLLGSVGEPINPEAWEWYFNVVGEQRCPIVDTWWQTETGGIMISPLVSAQRIKPGCATRPMFGVQPVLLDEQGKEISGPGSGVLAIKASWPAQIRTVYGDPQRMVDTYFKLYPGYYFTGDGARRDEDGDYWITGRIDDVMNVSGHRIGTAEVESALVLHDSIAEAAVVGYPHDVKGQGIYAFVTPMNGVEPDEPLKQQLLALVSKEIGSFAKPDLIQWTPALPKTRSGKIMRRILRKIACNELDSLGDTSTLADPSVVEDLIDKRLNL from the coding sequence ATGTTCGATATCAGCACATTCCCCAAAGCCGACGCCGTACGCCGGGCCGCACAACTGAGCCAGGACGACTATCGGCGTCTGTACCGCGAATCCATCGAACACCCCAGTCAGTTCTGGGCCGAACAGGCCAATCGTTTCATAGACTTCAGTACCCCCTGGCAAACCGTCCAGCGCTACAACCTGAAGACCGGCGAAGCCAGTTGGTTCTCCGGCGCAAAGCTCAACGTCAGCTACAACTGCATCGACCGCCACCTCCCGCAACGCGCAACCCAGACCGCAATCATCTGGGAAGGCGACGATCCCGCCGACTCACTGCCTATCACTTATCAACAGTTGCATGATCACGTCTGCCGCCTGGCCAACGTGCTGAAAAGCCGTGGGGTGAAAAAAGGCGACCGGGTCTGCATCTACATGCCGATGATTGCCGAAGCCGCCTACGCCATGCTGGCCTGCTCGCGCATTGGCGCCGTGCATTCGGTGGTGTTTGGCGGGTTTTCCCCGGATTCCCTGCGCGACCGCATCCTCGATGCCGATTGCCGCACCGTGATCACCGCCGATGAAGGGGTACGCGGCGGCAAAAAAATCCCGCTCAAGCATAACGTCGACCAGGCACTGCTCAGTTGCCCTGCGGTCAGCACCGTTCTGGTCGTCCAGCGCACCCAGGCCGAGATCAACCGGGTCGAGGGCCGCGACCTCTGTTATCACCAGGCCACTGCGGCAGCCAGTGCCCAGTGTCCGCCAGAGCCGATGGACGCCGAAGACCCGCTGTTTATCCTCTACACCTCCGGCAGCACCGGCAAACCCAAGGGCGTGTTGCACACCACTGCGGGCTACTTGCTGCAGGCGGCGATGACGTTCAAGTACGTGCTCGACTACCGTGACGGTGAAGTGTTCTGGTGCACCGCCGACGTCGGCTGGGTCACCGGTCACAGCTATATCGTCTACGGTCCCCTGGCCAACGGCGCCACCACGCTGATCTTCGAAGGCGTGCCTAACTACCCCAGCAGTTCACGCTTCTGGCAAGTAATCGACAAGCATCAGGTCAACATCTTCTACACCGCCCCGACTGCATTACGCGCATTGATGCGTGAAGGCGCCGCGCCCTTGCAGAACAGTTCACGCAGCAGCCTGCGGCTATTGGGCAGTGTCGGCGAGCCGATCAATCCGGAAGCCTGGGAGTGGTATTTCAATGTGGTGGGCGAGCAGCGCTGCCCCATCGTCGATACCTGGTGGCAAACCGAAACCGGCGGCATCATGATCAGCCCGTTGGTCAGCGCGCAACGGATCAAGCCCGGCTGCGCGACCCGGCCCATGTTCGGCGTGCAACCGGTGCTGCTCGATGAACAAGGCAAGGAAATCAGCGGACCGGGCAGCGGCGTACTGGCGATCAAAGCCAGTTGGCCGGCGCAGATCCGCACGGTCTACGGTGATCCGCAACGGATGGTCGACACCTACTTCAAACTCTACCCTGGGTATTATTTCACCGGAGACGGTGCACGCCGCGACGAGGATGGTGATTACTGGATAACCGGGCGCATCGACGACGTGATGAATGTTTCCGGGCACCGCATCGGAACTGCCGAGGTCGAAAGCGCACTGGTGCTGCATGACAGCATCGCCGAGGCCGCCGTGGTCGGTTACCCCCACGACGTCAAGGGCCAGGGTATCTATGCCTTCGTCACCCCCATGAATGGCGTCGAGCCCGATGAGCCCCTGAAGCAACAATTGCTGGCACTGGTCAGTAAGGAAATCGGCAGCTTCGCCAAGCCGGATTTAATCCAGTGGACGCCAGCCTTGCCGAAAACCCGCTCAGGCAAGATCATGCGACGCATTCTGCGCAAGATTGCCTGTAATGAGCTGGACAGCCTCGGCGATACCTCGACCCTGGCTGATCCCAGCGTGGTCGAGGATCTGATCGACAAGCGCCTGAACCTGTAA
- a CDS encoding oxygenase MpaB family protein, with the protein MEFIRTRIETQIMSLTGLSLGKLDLENPKGDPGLFGPDSISWQVHGDFSSMLIGGISALMLQALHPLALAGVWDHSNFRQDMLGRLRRTGQFISGTTFGSRQDADWLIEKVRTIHLQVVGTAPDGRTYAASDPDLLTWVHVAEVSSFLAAHLRYRNPHLAPSDQDRYYAEIALIAERLGAREVPRSRQEIADYLERIRPQLLCDERSREVLRLLLNAPAPSRLAKPFGSLMMQAGIDLLPDWASAMLDVSQSALQRQLIRASVRRSTPMLRWAVRNGSVQRARRRMGLLK; encoded by the coding sequence ATGGAATTCATTCGTACCCGCATAGAAACCCAGATCATGAGCCTGACCGGCCTGTCCCTGGGCAAGCTCGATCTGGAAAACCCCAAGGGCGATCCCGGGCTGTTCGGCCCCGACTCGATCAGTTGGCAAGTCCATGGCGATTTCAGCAGCATGTTAATCGGCGGCATCAGCGCCCTGATGCTGCAAGCCCTGCACCCGCTGGCGCTGGCCGGGGTCTGGGATCATTCGAACTTTCGCCAGGACATGCTTGGACGCCTGCGCCGCACCGGACAATTCATTTCCGGCACCACCTTCGGCTCACGCCAGGATGCCGACTGGCTGATCGAAAAAGTCCGCACTATCCATCTGCAGGTGGTCGGCACCGCACCCGACGGCCGCACCTACGCCGCCAGCGACCCGGACTTGCTGACCTGGGTCCATGTGGCCGAAGTCAGCAGCTTTCTGGCGGCCCATCTGCGCTACCGCAACCCGCACCTCGCGCCCAGCGACCAGGACCGTTACTACGCGGAGATCGCCCTGATCGCCGAACGCCTGGGCGCCCGCGAAGTGCCTCGCTCGCGCCAGGAAATTGCTGATTACCTTGAGCGAATTCGCCCACAACTGCTGTGTGACGAACGTAGTCGCGAGGTGCTGCGCCTGCTGCTGAATGCACCCGCTCCCAGTCGCCTGGCCAAACCTTTTGGCAGCTTGATGATGCAGGCCGGTATCGACCTGCTGCCCGACTGGGCCAGTGCCATGCTTGACGTCAGCCAGAGCGCGTTGCAACGCCAACTGATACGCGCCAGCGTCAGGCGCAGCACTCCGATGCTGCGCTGGGCGGTGCGCAATGGTTCGGTGCAGCGGGCCAGGCGCCGGATGGGTTTGTTGAAATGA
- a CDS encoding class I SAM-dependent rRNA methyltransferase: MSSLNQALRAALDHRQDLLAELHQQGTDCYRLFHGSQEGAGGLTVDRYGPQLLVQSFHQTLQREDLLALHASINQHLQLDTLLVYNDRSRGNSRIDREDSVYRADDAALADLVGHEWGLNYRVRGRHAGQDPLLFLDLRNARGWVKAHSKNKSVLNLFAYTCGVGLSAAAGGAREVCNLDFAEGNLAVGRENGQLNPQLPEMQFVQSDYFPAIRQLAGLPISQRRGQKLPSYPRLEQRQYDLVLLDPPAWAKSAFGTVDLLRDYQSLLKPALLSTAENGVLICCNNLAKVSMDDWREQVLRCAEKAGRPVREWQALPPAVDFPSMDQQPPLKTLILQL, translated from the coding sequence ATGTCTTCCTTGAACCAGGCGCTGCGCGCCGCACTCGATCATCGCCAGGACCTGCTTGCCGAGCTGCACCAGCAGGGCACCGACTGCTATCGCCTGTTTCATGGCAGCCAGGAAGGTGCCGGCGGCCTGACCGTCGACCGTTACGGCCCGCAATTGCTGGTACAGAGCTTCCACCAGACGCTGCAGCGCGAAGACCTGCTGGCGCTGCACGCCAGCATCAATCAACACCTGCAACTGGACACTTTACTGGTCTACAACGACCGTTCCCGGGGCAACTCGCGCATCGACCGTGAAGACAGCGTGTACCGCGCTGATGATGCCGCGCTCGCCGATCTGGTGGGCCATGAGTGGGGCCTGAACTACCGGGTCCGCGGCCGCCACGCCGGGCAGGATCCGCTGTTGTTCCTCGACCTGCGCAACGCCCGTGGCTGGGTCAAGGCGCACAGCAAGAACAAGAGCGTGCTCAACCTGTTTGCCTACACCTGTGGCGTCGGCCTCAGTGCCGCGGCCGGTGGCGCGCGGGAAGTGTGCAATCTGGACTTTGCCGAGGGTAACCTGGCAGTCGGCCGGGAAAATGGCCAGCTCAATCCGCAGTTGCCGGAAATGCAATTCGTGCAGTCCGACTACTTCCCGGCCATTCGCCAATTGGCCGGCCTGCCCATCAGCCAGCGCCGCGGGCAAAAGCTGCCGAGCTATCCACGTCTGGAGCAGCGTCAGTACGACCTGGTCCTGCTCGACCCGCCCGCCTGGGCAAAGAGTGCATTTGGCACCGTCGACCTGCTGCGCGACTACCAAAGCCTGTTGAAACCGGCCCTGCTGAGTACCGCCGAGAATGGCGTGCTGATCTGCTGCAACAACCTGGCGAAAGTCAGCATGGATGACTGGCGCGAGCAGGTGCTGCGCTGCGCGGAGAAAGCCGGTCGCCCGGTACGCGAGTGGCAAGCGCTGCCTCCTGCCGTTGATTTCCCCTCGATGGACCAGCAGCCACCGCTGAAAACCCTGATTTTGCAGCTCTAA
- a CDS encoding DUF748 domain-containing protein — MKPHMSKGLIRAVGALLTALALYSLLGFLILPGIALRIANQQLVNYAAVPASIQRIELNPFSLELTVWGLNIGEPGKEHVAFERLYADLQIDSLWTHALHLADVQLDKPKTEILFSKDGSLNLTQLFKLPASEPAPADPQAKPFPLRIDRINLAGGNLHFQDLRPSEPIEFLYDKLNFELKNLSTLPDDNAEMNLVAIGPNGGQIDWSGKVSLLPITSEGTLKVTEGKMKAFWPYVRDAVPLVLEDGTVSLSTDYKLNLSKETELLLNNTSVSIAPFAIKAPDGRPLARLERLDVSETTLDLAKQQVIVGKIRSQKLETWAAREADGQLDWQKLFASQPAKPAAKKETATAPAAADSPKPEPAAPSKPWQVLLKDVELRNYQVHLADRQVKPAVALELGPLNLDLKNFDSLNGSPFSLKLDSGLGKQGKILAEGEVNLAPVSAKLNVQTRDIDLRVAQSYISPFILLELRSGMLGSDLAVNLKSTEPLAFTVTGKAQVDQLHTLDTLKSRDLLKWQKVMVEGLNYQHGDSLSIDRINLQQPYLRFMINDDRTTNIDDLLIPQPADSASKTTATTQPAAGKDKPLGIHIGAIAINDGSANFADFSLTPNFATAIQQLNGQIGTIDSRQQKPASVDVKGKVDRYAPVTIKGSVNPFDPMAALDIATSFKRVELTTLTPYSGKFAGYRIRKGRLNLDLHYLITKGQLKAENKVVVEQLELGEKVDSPDAVSLPLKLAVALLKDVDGKISIELPVTGDLNNPQFSVMPIVWQTLRNLIVKAAAAPFKLIGGLIAGGGSEDLGTVAFAPGSSDLSKDAEGALVKLANALKERPALRLEIEGTAAQSSDGPLIAEQRLEREYQYNYYKILQRRGDKVPAQASLLEVPESEKTPLLEGIYRTRLKAQPPAEWKDLGKEERAAKMREGVIKFWASSDVLLRQLGQDRASSIKDYLVDKGQLADDRVYFIDANLGQAESDGKVITPMHLDAE; from the coding sequence ATGAAGCCGCACATGTCCAAAGGATTGATTCGCGCCGTCGGCGCCTTGTTGACTGCTCTCGCCCTGTACAGCTTGCTGGGTTTTCTGATTTTGCCGGGCATCGCCCTGCGGATCGCCAATCAACAATTGGTCAATTACGCGGCGGTGCCGGCGAGCATCCAGCGCATCGAGCTCAATCCCTTCAGCCTGGAACTCACGGTGTGGGGCCTGAATATCGGCGAACCAGGCAAGGAGCACGTCGCTTTCGAGCGTCTCTATGCCGACCTGCAGATCGACAGCCTGTGGACCCACGCCCTGCACCTGGCCGATGTGCAACTGGACAAGCCGAAAACCGAGATCCTCTTCAGCAAGGACGGCAGCCTCAATCTCACTCAACTGTTCAAGCTACCCGCCAGCGAACCCGCTCCCGCCGATCCGCAGGCCAAGCCGTTCCCGCTACGCATCGATCGCATCAACCTGGCCGGCGGCAACCTGCATTTTCAGGATTTGCGTCCCAGCGAGCCCATCGAATTTCTATACGACAAGCTCAACTTCGAGCTGAAAAACCTCAGCACCCTGCCCGACGACAACGCCGAAATGAACCTGGTGGCCATCGGTCCCAACGGCGGTCAGATCGATTGGAGCGGTAAAGTCAGCCTGTTGCCCATTACCTCGGAAGGCACCCTGAAGGTCACCGAAGGCAAGATGAAAGCCTTTTGGCCCTACGTCCGCGACGCGGTGCCATTGGTGCTTGAAGACGGCACCGTCAGCCTCAGCACTGACTACAAACTGAATCTGAGCAAGGAAACCGAGCTGCTGCTGAACAACACCTCGGTGAGTATCGCGCCTTTTGCCATCAAGGCCCCGGATGGCCGGCCGCTGGCTCGCCTGGAGCGCCTGGACGTCAGCGAGACCACACTCGACCTGGCCAAGCAACAAGTGATTGTTGGCAAGATCCGCAGCCAGAAACTTGAAACCTGGGCCGCCCGCGAAGCAGATGGTCAGCTCGACTGGCAAAAACTCTTCGCCAGCCAACCGGCCAAGCCAGCCGCCAAAAAGGAAACAGCCACGGCACCGGCGGCCGCCGACTCACCCAAGCCTGAGCCCGCTGCCCCGAGCAAACCCTGGCAAGTGCTGCTCAAGGACGTCGAACTGCGCAATTACCAGGTGCACCTGGCTGACCGCCAGGTAAAACCGGCCGTGGCCCTGGAACTCGGACCGCTGAACCTGGACCTGAAAAACTTCGACAGCCTCAACGGTTCGCCTTTCAGCCTCAAGCTCGACAGCGGCCTGGGCAAGCAGGGCAAGATCCTCGCCGAGGGCGAGGTCAACCTGGCACCGGTCAGCGCCAAACTCAACGTGCAGACCCGCGATATCGATCTGCGGGTGGCCCAGTCGTACATCAGTCCGTTCATTCTCCTGGAGCTGCGCTCCGGCATGCTCGGCAGCGACCTGGCCGTGAACCTGAAAAGCACCGAACCGCTGGCGTTCACCGTCACCGGCAAGGCCCAGGTCGATCAGTTGCACACGCTCGACACACTGAAGTCCCGAGATCTTCTCAAGTGGCAGAAGGTCATGGTCGAAGGACTGAATTATCAGCATGGCGACAGCCTGTCGATTGACCGGATAAACCTGCAACAGCCCTACCTGCGCTTCATGATCAACGATGACCGCACCACCAACATTGATGATTTGCTGATCCCGCAACCTGCCGATTCCGCCAGCAAGACAACCGCAACAACGCAACCGGCGGCTGGTAAAGACAAGCCATTGGGCATTCATATTGGCGCGATTGCGATCAACGACGGCTCGGCGAACTTCGCCGACTTCAGCCTGACGCCAAACTTCGCCACCGCCATCCAGCAACTCAACGGCCAGATCGGCACCATCGACAGTCGCCAGCAAAAACCCGCCAGCGTTGACGTCAAGGGTAAGGTCGACCGTTACGCTCCCGTGACCATCAAGGGCAGCGTCAATCCATTCGACCCGATGGCTGCGCTGGACATCGCCACCAGCTTCAAGCGGGTCGAATTGACGACCCTGACCCCCTATTCCGGCAAGTTCGCCGGCTATCGGATCCGCAAAGGCCGGCTCAATCTCGATCTGCACTACCTGATCACCAAAGGCCAGCTCAAGGCTGAAAACAAGGTGGTGGTGGAGCAACTTGAGCTGGGTGAGAAAGTCGACAGCCCGGACGCCGTCAGCCTGCCGCTGAAGCTTGCGGTGGCCTTGCTCAAGGATGTGGATGGCAAGATCTCCATTGAATTGCCGGTCACGGGTGATCTCAACAACCCGCAATTCAGTGTGATGCCAATCGTCTGGCAAACCTTGCGCAACCTGATCGTCAAGGCAGCGGCAGCGCCGTTCAAACTGATCGGTGGCCTGATTGCAGGTGGCGGCTCGGAAGATCTCGGCACCGTGGCCTTCGCCCCCGGTTCCAGTGACTTGAGCAAGGATGCGGAAGGCGCGCTGGTCAAGCTGGCGAATGCCCTCAAGGAACGCCCTGCCCTGCGCCTGGAAATCGAAGGCACCGCCGCACAAAGCAGCGACGGCCCGCTGATTGCCGAGCAGCGCCTGGAACGTGAATACCAGTACAACTACTACAAGATCCTCCAACGGCGCGGCGACAAGGTCCCGGCCCAGGCCTCGTTACTGGAAGTCCCGGAAAGCGAGAAAACCCCGCTACTTGAAGGCATCTACCGCACGCGCCTGAAAGCCCAGCCGCCGGCTGAATGGAAGGACCTGGGCAAGGAGGAACGGGCGGCAAAAATGCGTGAAGGCGTGATCAAATTCTGGGCGTCCAGTGACGTATTGTTGCGCCAATTGGGTCAGGACCGCGCCAGCAGTATCAAGGACTACCTGGTGGACAAAGGCCAACTGGCCGATGATCGTGTGTACTTCATCGACGCCAACCTCGGCCAGGCCGAAAGCGATGGCAAGGTCATCACGCCGATGCACCTGGACGCCGAATAA
- a CDS encoding BON domain-containing protein encodes MKKLAIAAATATALTLTMANAAFAQTSQTTQSPMVLAAGEMTEAKEATSDTWITTKVKADLVTEKGIPGTDIKVETNKGVVSLSSTTAVTDSQKATAVAIAKKIKGVKAVSADGLKAE; translated from the coding sequence ATGAAGAAGCTCGCTATCGCTGCTGCAACTGCTACCGCTCTGACCCTGACTATGGCTAACGCGGCTTTTGCACAGACCTCGCAAACCACTCAGTCGCCTATGGTGTTGGCTGCCGGTGAAATGACCGAAGCCAAGGAAGCCACCTCCGATACCTGGATCACCACCAAAGTCAAAGCTGATCTGGTCACCGAAAAAGGCATTCCAGGCACCGACATCAAAGTTGAAACCAACAAAGGGGTGGTATCGCTGTCGTCCACCACGGCTGTGACCGATTCGCAGAAAGCCACCGCTGTGGCAATCGCGAAAAAAATCAAGGGCGTCAAAGCCGTATCGGCTGACGGTCTGAAAGCCGAATAA
- a CDS encoding pilin, whose amino-acid sequence MQRQKGFTLIELLIVVAIIGILATVALPLYSKYQARAKVTAGLAEIAALKVPFEDIINQGDDPTLVRLGAQPTTSHCALTATGTAAAGVGNIGCTLLNAPGPVLNKTITLSRTESGGWNCATSVAVELSPKGCTASES is encoded by the coding sequence ATGCAAAGACAAAAGGGATTCACCCTGATCGAGTTGCTGATCGTCGTGGCGATCATCGGAATTCTGGCAACTGTCGCACTGCCGCTGTATTCCAAGTATCAGGCCCGGGCCAAGGTCACGGCCGGCCTGGCCGAGATTGCTGCGCTGAAAGTGCCGTTCGAAGACATCATCAATCAAGGTGACGACCCGACCCTGGTACGCCTCGGAGCGCAGCCGACCACCAGCCATTGCGCGTTGACAGCGACCGGGACGGCGGCGGCAGGTGTGGGCAATATTGGCTGTACACTGCTCAATGCGCCCGGCCCGGTCCTGAACAAAACCATCACCCTGTCACGTACTGAAAGCGGTGGATGGAACTGTGCAACCTCGGTCGCAGTTGAGCTCTCGCCCAAAGGCTGTACCGCGAGCGAAAGCTGA
- a CDS encoding type II secretion system F family protein produces MARKSIKACVYRWEGVDTTGASVSGELSGQTPALIKARLRQQGITPRTVRKKTTPLFHLRDRIEAHDITLFTRQLATMIKAGVPLLQAFAIIGEGFANPHMRSLVQSLKQDVSGGSSFAASLRRQPRYFDELYCNLIDAGEQAGALDSLLERVAIHRERQEHLKARISKAITYPLAVVVVAILVTGILLVNVVPQFESMFAGFDAELPGFTLLVIGLSEFMQRWYWLLLGGLCGALLTGRFIYRRSPALSDWLQAQCLKLPLIGGLLQKSAVTRYARTLSITFAAGVPLLEALIAVAGATGNVVYKRAVLRIRQEVATGMQLHAAMRASGVFPHMAVQMTAIGEESGALDDMLEKVASYYETQVDTRVDQLTSLLEPLIMVILGVMVGGLVVALYLPIFQLGSAI; encoded by the coding sequence ATGGCGCGCAAATCAATTAAGGCCTGCGTCTACAGATGGGAAGGCGTAGACACCACAGGTGCCTCGGTCAGCGGCGAATTGAGCGGACAAACCCCTGCCCTGATCAAGGCCCGCTTACGCCAGCAAGGCATAACACCCCGAACAGTACGAAAAAAAACCACGCCGCTGTTTCACCTGCGCGATCGGATCGAGGCTCACGACATCACACTTTTCACCCGCCAACTGGCGACCATGATTAAGGCCGGCGTGCCCTTGCTGCAGGCATTCGCGATCATTGGCGAAGGTTTCGCCAACCCACATATGCGCAGTCTGGTGCAATCTCTGAAGCAGGATGTGTCCGGGGGCAGCAGTTTCGCTGCGTCGTTACGCCGACAACCGCGATACTTCGACGAGCTGTACTGCAACCTGATCGACGCCGGCGAGCAGGCAGGCGCCCTGGATAGCCTTTTGGAGCGAGTGGCGATTCACCGCGAGCGCCAGGAACATCTCAAGGCGCGGATCAGCAAAGCCATTACCTACCCATTGGCCGTGGTGGTGGTAGCGATCCTGGTCACTGGCATTTTGCTGGTCAATGTGGTGCCGCAGTTCGAGTCAATGTTTGCCGGATTCGACGCTGAACTTCCCGGGTTCACCCTGCTGGTGATCGGTCTTTCCGAGTTCATGCAGCGCTGGTACTGGCTACTGTTGGGTGGATTGTGCGGCGCCCTGCTGACGGGGCGCTTTATCTACCGCCGCTCACCTGCACTAAGCGACTGGCTGCAGGCACAATGCTTGAAGCTGCCGCTGATTGGTGGCCTGCTGCAGAAATCGGCCGTCACCCGCTATGCTCGCACCCTGTCGATCACGTTCGCCGCGGGCGTGCCGCTGCTGGAGGCGCTGATCGCGGTCGCTGGCGCCACCGGTAACGTCGTGTACAAACGCGCCGTGCTGCGCATTCGTCAGGAGGTTGCCACGGGCATGCAACTCCACGCGGCAATGCGAGCCAGCGGGGTGTTTCCGCACATGGCCGTACAAATGACCGCCATCGGTGAAGAATCCGGTGCATTGGACGATATGCTCGAGAAAGTCGCGAGCTACTATGAAACGCAGGTCGACACGCGGGTTGATCAACTCACCAGTCTGCTGGAGCCGCTGATCATGGTCATACTCGGCGTGATGGTGGGTGGCCTGGTGGTCGCCCTGTACCTGCCCATTTTCCAACTTGGCTCAGCGATCTGA